The Gossypium hirsutum isolate 1008001.06 chromosome D06, Gossypium_hirsutum_v2.1, whole genome shotgun sequence genome contains the following window.
TTTCTGCTCCAGTTCCAATGCCGGTAGCAGCCATGAATTTCCGGTAAATGTGCCACCTGCTGAGTTTGCAGGCTCTCTAAGGACCACCATTGATGCTATAAGAAAAGTGATCCCTATCGTTTCTCAGTTTGGCAGCTTTTTTGGTGATTTTCGACTTTCTAACGCCATTTCTGATTGCCTTGATCTCTTGGATTTTTCTGCTGATCAACTAAGCTGGTCTCTGTCTGCTTCCCAGAATCCAAATGGTACTTACTCTCCCTTTGTTGCTTTAACTTTTAATCAGAAAGTACTTGTGAGTTGTGATTACATGCAACTTTTGTGGTCTCTCTAGTTAACAGTAATTTCAACTATAATTTGTAGGTAAACACAACAGCACCGGTGATGTAGCTTCTGATTTAAGGACATGGTTGAGTGCTGCAATGGCAAATCAGGAGACATGCATTGAAGGGTTCGAGGGTACAAATGGCATCGCCAAAACAGTAGTAGCAGGGGGTCTGAACCAAGTCACTTCACTGGTCAGTGACCTTCTCACCATGGTGCAACCACCAGGTTCCGATTCCAGATCCAACGGTGACAGGAAAGTTGCAGAGAAGAACCGGTTCCCATCATGGTTCGAAAGGGAAGACCAGAAACTGTTGCAAGCAAACGGGGTAACAGCCGATGCTGTGGTTGCATTAGACGGGACAGGGACCTTCACTAACATAATGGATGCTGTGGCAGCAGCGCCTGATTACAGTATGAACCGGCATGTGAtttacatcaagaagggtttgTATAAAGAGAATGTGGAAATCAAAAAGAAGAAATGGAACCTGATGATGGTTGGTGATGGAATAAATGGGACAATCATATCAGGGAACCGAAGCTTCGTTGATGGTTGGACCACATTTCGATCAGCAACATTTGGTCAGTATTCTAAATTTAAGccttttttctttaatatttgtGAAGTGTTTATGACCCAAAGGCATCATGGTTTTCTTGAAATGAGGGAGGAAACCTGAGCCTACCTGACCACACATTATAGTATAAGCAAAATTCAATGCAAGGGTTGCTCACTGCCCTACTGGACCAACTAGCCTACCTCCTTCAGCTCATGGGTTGGGGCCATTATTAACTACAAGTTAGGCTCATTTCATATTAGTTATTTCATTTGTACAGCTCAGGGCCAGACagattttctttttccattttgtaCCCCTCCAAAAATTAATAATTCCACATAGAGATAGGCGGCCTGGGCAGCGaaattacattttgatcacttcaaaaattaataattcaatccaCATGATTAAACTTGGGGAaagtaattttaagttaaaatcaaCTAAATCAACTCAATCAGTTTAATTGATTTCAATTCAGATAGCTTATGCGTTTGGCAATTATTTCTATCGGTTATcggtttttaaaatttcaagctcaataacTAAAGTCggttatgaaattttttttacccGGGTTAGTGATTTGCTTGTAAGAGGACcaaattgatgaaattatgttaaactaaAATATAGGTATTGGTTGATTGATTCTTAATTTAGTTGGTATCAACGTTGTTTATTATCAATGCAAAAGGATGCGGGTTCGAGCGCACTGAAACGtgtttatcctcctatttaagagttCGGGAAGGATTGTTAATAATTTTAAGCattgtattaatatatatataagtactgatatcaaaatatatataggTACTGAATCTCAAGTAGAGAAGAAAATCATAATTTCACCAAaactatattaataaaaataagaaaacaaatgagataagaaaaaaagaaatatctAGAACTAAATATGCTATGTGAAATATATAGATTTAGGGAAAGAATAAATGATAGGATCATTAATATTCTGATATGCATGGAATGCTTTTGTCCTAAAATTTGCAGCTGTAAGCGGAAGAGGATTCATAGCAAGGGACATAACATTTGAGAACACAGCAGGACCCCAAAAACACCAAGCGGTAGCATTGCGATCGGACTCCGACCTATCAGTTTTCTTCCGATGTGCCATTAAGGGCTACCAAGATTCACTCTACACTCACACAATGCGTCAATTTTTCCGAGAATGTAAGATCACCGGCACCGTGGATTTCATATTTGGTGACGCCTCCGTAGTATTCCAAAACTGTCAAATCCTAGCCAAGCAAGGCCTACCGAACCAGAAGAACACGATCACCGCACAAGGCCGGAAAGACCCGAACCAGCCGACAGGGTTCTCGATCCAATTCTGCAACATCTCAGCTGATGCGGATTTGTTACCTTTCGTTAACTCTACTCCTACATACCTTGGGAGACCCTGGAAGCTGTATTCAAGgaccataatcatgcaatcctaCATTGGTAATGCTGTAAGGCCACAAGGGTGGCTTGAATGGAACCAAGATTTTGCTTTGGACACATTGTATTATGCTGAATTCATGAATTTTGGGCCTGGAGCTGGCCTTGGTGGCAGGGTTCAATGGCCTGGCTACCATGCATTGAATAACTCGGCTCAAGCTGGTAATTTTACAGTGGCTCGATTGATCGAAGGGGACCTATGGTTACCGTCAACCGGCGTTAAATACACTGCCGGATTGGGAGCATAAATAAGCAATCAACGCAGCTTCAATACTTCATTTATGTTTTTCTAATATAAAATCCCTTTCATATAATACTagggaggttttttttttttcttttgtgtagattctttttttttaatctatcaGAAATGATGAATGAAATTAATAAAGATTACATTTAATATAATAGTATTTGAACTAATATTAATTTTGAGAGTTGTTTCTTGTATTGGGCCGAGACAGCTTGGTGTTGAGTTTAAGCgttatattaacatattttacgTTTATTAAGTCAAGTCTgacttataatattatatattactataaatataaggaataaatattaaaattatacatgagcTTTGATAGAATTAGCAACGTTATAGAttaactttaatttggtgcatttgtatacattaaactttaatttgggttcaatttgcacatttcactAGCCCCATTGTCCATGTGGCATAATTTCTTGTTAAGTCATATGAAAATTGTTGATGTGGcattttataaagttaaaaaataaaaaaattatttaaattatttccacctagataaaaaaatagattttctgGGGAAAATATGAAACCCTTTTTTCaagtgtgtttatttttttaagacaggtgaaaataatttaaatttggttGTTTGTTAACCTAATAAAATGTCATGTTAGCAATTTACACATGACTTAATAAAAAATTGTGCTACATAGATAACGAGATcaatgaaatgtgaaaattgaaccaaaattaaattttgatgtataCAAATGCATCAAATTAAGTTGATGTATAACACTTCAAATTctattaaagttcatgtataattttggtatttatccctaaatatattttttatgtattatgagttacataatatataaataataataatgtaatatattACAAACATTAAAAACAAGTTAGGCTCAAGCCTTGAATGTTTGAGCTCAAGCCGAAACTATATTTTACGTGGGTCTAATTTTTGTACAAGTTCATTTTTCAGGCCTA
Protein-coding sequences here:
- the LOC107900996 gene encoding pectinesterase/pectinesterase inhibitor PPE8B-like precursor (The RefSeq protein has 7 substitutions compared to this genomic sequence) is translated as MPKFSSPSSYILLFSLALCFCSSSNAGSSHEFPVNVPPAEFAGSLRTTIDAIRKVIPIVSQFGSFFGDFRLSNAISDCLDLLDFSADQLSWSLFASQNPNGKHNSTGDVASDLRTWLSAAMANQETCIEGFEGTNGIAKTVVAGGLNQVTSLVSDLLTMVQPPGSDSRSNGDRKVAEKNRFPSWFEREDQKLLQANGVTADAVVALDGTGTFTNIMDAVPAAPDYSMNRHVIYIKKGLYKENVEIKKKKWNQMMVGDGINGTIISGNRSYVDGWTTFRSATFAVSGRGFIARDITFENTAGPQKHHAVALRSDSDLSVFFRCAIKGYQDSLYTHTMRQFFRECKITGTVDFIFADASVVFQNCQILAKQGLPNQKNTITAQGRKDPNQPTGFSIQFCNISADADLLPFVNSTPTYLGRPRKLYSRTIIMQSYIGNAVRPQGWLEWNQDFALDTLYYAEFMNFGPGAGLGGRVQWPGYHALNNSAQAGNFTVARLIEGDLWLPSTGVKYTAGLGA